The genomic interval GAATGTTCCGAGGTTCTGCAGTCAGGGTTGAGGAGACCTGGTTGACCCCGTACAAACGGTATCTCGCCGATGGAATGCTGCCTTTTCATACGTGAGGTATAGATATCTTGTGTCCTTTCCCTTTGGCCATACACCAGATGAAGTACTTCATCATTGctattgagtacttcaccaagtggattgaagctgAGTCAGTTGCACTAATCACAGTTCACAAGGTTCAacattttgtatggaagaatattgtgtgtcggttTGAGATTTCGAGGCGTTTACTATCGAACAATAAAACTCAGTTTGCTAGCTAGTAACTGGGAAAACTGTGTACAAAACTTGGGATAAAGCAGATCTTCGCCTCAGTGGAACACCCAGAAACGAATGGGCAAGCCGAGTTGGCCAATAGGGTCCTGTTGAGGGGACTAAAGAGAATATTAGAGAAAGCGAAGGGGAATTGGCCAGAAGAAGTTCCAAGAATCttgtggtcttatcacaccaccccacaatTGACGACGAAGGAGACACTGTTTAGTTTGGTATATGGATCAGATGCCATGATACCAGTTGAGATACAGGAAAATTCTCCCAGGTTCCAAAGTTTTGTTGTTGAAAAGTCTAATGAAGGaagaaaggtgaatctcgaTTTGCTGGACGAGGTACGGGATTATGCCCGTATAAATTCAGAAGCTTTAAAGAGAGGAGTGGAACTACAACACAAGACTAAGTCGAAGCCTTGAAAATTTAAGGTTGCCGACTTGGTGATGCGGAAGGTACACCCTTACCAGATTGAGACAAaatgtctccaaagtggactaGCTCGTTCCGAGTAATTGAGGCATTGGGAAACGACGCATATAAATTGGAAACTCTGGAGAGTGGAGCCATCCCACGAACTTGGAATGCaacaaatctcaagttttatttcagttgaggTGCATATGTATTTCTTTTCCTTTGAATATTGTGTTTTTGTTTGAGACAACACTCTTTTTCCtcttcgggggttttttaatgaggttgcctgtaataaatttgttctttggAAATACTTGAGATGAGTAAATGTCAAATAGTTGAACCATCCGATTATACACATGGTAAGTCGGGCTAACTCGATGTGTGAACGATCACCCGAGTCTAGGCGCTCTCTGAGATGAATAAATAGTTGAATCATTCGATTGTACACATGGTAAGTCTGGCTAACTCGGTGTGTGAACGATCACCCGAGTCTAGGCTGtgagataaataaataattgaagcATGTGATTGTACACATGGTAAGTCGGGCTAACTTGGTCTGTGAACGATCACCCGAGTCTAGGCACTCTGTGAGATGAATAAATAGTTTAATCATCCGATTGT from Phaseolus vulgaris cultivar G19833 chromosome 1, P. vulgaris v2.0, whole genome shotgun sequence carries:
- the LOC137815514 gene encoding uncharacterized protein; this encodes MVQKTLKVSRITICEDLKEECSEMKYFIIAIEYFTKWIEAESVALITVHKVQHFIFASVEHPETNGQAELANRVLLRGLKRILEKAKGNWPEEVPRILWSYHTTPQLTTKETLFSLVYGSDAMIPVEIQENSPRFQSFVVEKSNEGRKVNLDLLDEVRDYARINSEALKRGVELQHKTKSKP